The following proteins are encoded in a genomic region of Entelurus aequoreus isolate RoL-2023_Sb linkage group LG01, RoL_Eaeq_v1.1, whole genome shotgun sequence:
- the slc6a8 gene encoding sodium- and chloride-dependent creatine transporter 1 isoform X1 yields MDKQAPPTASSSCSLLLLEEAKRSQLLPPAPLMAADGKKGGVVVGAVPGHQERETWTRQMDFIMSCVGFAVGLGNVWRFPYLCYKNGGGVFLIPYLLIVFVGGVPIFFLEISLGQFMKAGSINVWNIAPLFKGLGYASMVIVFFCNTYYIMVLAWAFYYLIQSFSTQLPWSTCDHAWNTNSCMEAFSLHYCNNATDNRTHALLANGNLTCADLAHARSPIIEFWENKVLKISSGLDDPGEINWELLLCLMAVWLLIYFCVWKGVKSTGKIVYFTATFPYVVLIILLVRGVTLPGAYDGIMYYVKPDWSKLGEAQVWIDAGTQVFFSYAIGLGALTALGSYNRFNNDCYKDAFVLALINSGTSFFAGFVVFSILGFMAAEQGVDISQVAESGPGLAFIAYPKAVSLMPVAPLWAGLFFFMLLLLGLDSQFVGVEGFVTGILDLFPGKYEHRYKREIAVALCCLLCFIIDLSMVTQGGMYVFQLFDYYSASGMTLLWQAFWECMVVSWVYGADRFMDDIARMIGYRPFPWMKWCWSFITPCVCMGIFLFHLFNYKALTYNTTYVYPWWGEVVGWCLALSSMLCIPVSLVYKLFFAKGSFAQRWAHLTTPVWGSHHLEYMAPDVKSPNSPANDDNKVIIFESVM; encoded by the exons ATGGACAAGCAGGCTCCTCCCACCGCCTCGTCCTCCTGCTCTCTGCTCCTCCTGGAGGAGGCCAAAAGGAGTCAGCTCCTCCCCCCGGCTCCGCTCATGGCAGCGGACGGCAAGAAAGGGGGCGTGGTCGTGGGGGCGGTGCCGGGGCATCAGGAGCGCGAGACGTGGACCAGACAGATGGACTTCATCATGTCCTGCGTGGGCTTCGCTGTGGGCCTGGGGAACGTCTGGAGGTTCCCCTACCTGTGCTACAAGAACGGAGGAG GCGTCTTCCTCATCCCGTACCTGCTGATCGTCTTTGTGGGCGGAGTCCCCATCTTCTTCCTGGAAATCTCTCTGGGTCAGTTCATGAAGGCGGGAAGCATCAACGTGTGGAACATTGCGCCGCTCTTCAAAG GACTGGGCTACGCGTCGATGGTGATCGTCTTCTTCTGCAACACGTATTACATCATGGTGCTGGCGTGGGCATTCTACTACCTCATCCAGTCCTTCAGCACCCAGCTGCCCTGGTCCACCTGTGACCACGCCTGGAACACCAACTCCTGCATGGAAGCCTTCAGCCTCCATTACTGCAACAACGCCACCGACAACCGCACACACGCCCTCCTCGCCAACGGCAACCTGACCTGCGCCGACCTCGCCCACGCCAGATCCCCCATCATCGAGTTCTGGGA gAACAAGGTTCTGAAAATCTCGTCGGGCTTAGATGACCCGGGGGAAATCAACTGGGAGCTGCTGTTGTGTCTGATGGCCGTCTGGTTGCTCATCTACTTCTGTGTGTGGAAAGGCGTCAAATCTACGGGAAAG attgTGTACTTCACAGCGACGTTCCCATACGTGGTTCTGATAATCCTGCTGGTCCGTGGCGTCACGCTTCCTGGCGCTTACGACGGCATCATGTACTACGTCAAACCCGATTGGTCCAAACTGGGGGAGGCTCAG GTGTGGATAGACGCCGGCACGCAGGTGTTCTTCTCCTACGCCATCGGGCTGGGAGCGCTGACGGCGCTGGGCAGCTACAACCGCTTCAACAACGACTGCTATAA AGACGCCTTCGTGCTGGCGCTGATCAACAGCGGCACAAGCTTCTTCGCCGGCTTCGTGGTCTTCTCCATCTTGGGGTTCATGGCGGCCGAGCAGGGCGTGGACATCTCGCAGGTCGCCGAGTCAG gTCCAGGTCTGGCGTTCATCGCGTACCCGAAGGCGGTCAGTCTGATGCCGGTGGCGCCATTGTGGGCGGGCCTTTTCTTCttcatgctgctgctgctgggccTGGACAGTCAG TTTGTCGGCGTGGAAGGTTTCGTGACGGGAATTCTGGATCTTTTCCCGGGCAAATACGAGCATCGCTACAAGAGGGAGATCGCCGTGGCCCTCTGCTGTCTGCTGTGCTTCATCATCGACCTCTCCATGGTGACGCAG GGAGGAATGTACGTCTTCCAGCTGTTCGACTACTACTCGGCGAGCGGCATGACGCTGCTGTGGCAGGCCTTCTGGGAGTGCATGGTGGTGTCCTGGGTGTACG GTGCTGACCGCTTCATGGATGACATCGCCCGTATGATTGGTTACAGACCTTTTCCTTGGATGAAGTGGTGCTGGTCCTTCATCACGCCCTGCGTCTGCATG ggTATCTTCTTGTTCCACCTGTTCAACTACAAGGCTCTGACCTACAACACCACCTACGTGTACCCGTGGTGGGGGGAGGTGGTGGGCTGGTGTCTGGCGCTGTCGTCCATGTTGTGTATCCCCGTCAGCCTCGTCTACAAGCTCTTCTTCGCCAAGGGCTCCTTCGCACAG cgcTGGGCCCACCTGACCACCCCGGTGTGGGGGAGTCACCACCTGGAGTACATGGCGCCCGACGTCAAGTCGCCCAACTCGCCCGCCAACGACGACAACAAAGTCATCATCTTCGAGAGCGTCATGTGA
- the slc6a8 gene encoding sodium- and chloride-dependent creatine transporter 1 isoform X2 → MAADGKKGGVVVGAVPGHQERETWTRQMDFIMSCVGFAVGLGNVWRFPYLCYKNGGGVFLIPYLLIVFVGGVPIFFLEISLGQFMKAGSINVWNIAPLFKGLGYASMVIVFFCNTYYIMVLAWAFYYLIQSFSTQLPWSTCDHAWNTNSCMEAFSLHYCNNATDNRTHALLANGNLTCADLAHARSPIIEFWENKVLKISSGLDDPGEINWELLLCLMAVWLLIYFCVWKGVKSTGKIVYFTATFPYVVLIILLVRGVTLPGAYDGIMYYVKPDWSKLGEAQVWIDAGTQVFFSYAIGLGALTALGSYNRFNNDCYKDAFVLALINSGTSFFAGFVVFSILGFMAAEQGVDISQVAESGPGLAFIAYPKAVSLMPVAPLWAGLFFFMLLLLGLDSQFVGVEGFVTGILDLFPGKYEHRYKREIAVALCCLLCFIIDLSMVTQGGMYVFQLFDYYSASGMTLLWQAFWECMVVSWVYGADRFMDDIARMIGYRPFPWMKWCWSFITPCVCMGIFLFHLFNYKALTYNTTYVYPWWGEVVGWCLALSSMLCIPVSLVYKLFFAKGSFAQRWAHLTTPVWGSHHLEYMAPDVKSPNSPANDDNKVIIFESVM, encoded by the exons ATGGCAGCGGACGGCAAGAAAGGGGGCGTGGTCGTGGGGGCGGTGCCGGGGCATCAGGAGCGCGAGACGTGGACCAGACAGATGGACTTCATCATGTCCTGCGTGGGCTTCGCTGTGGGCCTGGGGAACGTCTGGAGGTTCCCCTACCTGTGCTACAAGAACGGAGGAG GCGTCTTCCTCATCCCGTACCTGCTGATCGTCTTTGTGGGCGGAGTCCCCATCTTCTTCCTGGAAATCTCTCTGGGTCAGTTCATGAAGGCGGGAAGCATCAACGTGTGGAACATTGCGCCGCTCTTCAAAG GACTGGGCTACGCGTCGATGGTGATCGTCTTCTTCTGCAACACGTATTACATCATGGTGCTGGCGTGGGCATTCTACTACCTCATCCAGTCCTTCAGCACCCAGCTGCCCTGGTCCACCTGTGACCACGCCTGGAACACCAACTCCTGCATGGAAGCCTTCAGCCTCCATTACTGCAACAACGCCACCGACAACCGCACACACGCCCTCCTCGCCAACGGCAACCTGACCTGCGCCGACCTCGCCCACGCCAGATCCCCCATCATCGAGTTCTGGGA gAACAAGGTTCTGAAAATCTCGTCGGGCTTAGATGACCCGGGGGAAATCAACTGGGAGCTGCTGTTGTGTCTGATGGCCGTCTGGTTGCTCATCTACTTCTGTGTGTGGAAAGGCGTCAAATCTACGGGAAAG attgTGTACTTCACAGCGACGTTCCCATACGTGGTTCTGATAATCCTGCTGGTCCGTGGCGTCACGCTTCCTGGCGCTTACGACGGCATCATGTACTACGTCAAACCCGATTGGTCCAAACTGGGGGAGGCTCAG GTGTGGATAGACGCCGGCACGCAGGTGTTCTTCTCCTACGCCATCGGGCTGGGAGCGCTGACGGCGCTGGGCAGCTACAACCGCTTCAACAACGACTGCTATAA AGACGCCTTCGTGCTGGCGCTGATCAACAGCGGCACAAGCTTCTTCGCCGGCTTCGTGGTCTTCTCCATCTTGGGGTTCATGGCGGCCGAGCAGGGCGTGGACATCTCGCAGGTCGCCGAGTCAG gTCCAGGTCTGGCGTTCATCGCGTACCCGAAGGCGGTCAGTCTGATGCCGGTGGCGCCATTGTGGGCGGGCCTTTTCTTCttcatgctgctgctgctgggccTGGACAGTCAG TTTGTCGGCGTGGAAGGTTTCGTGACGGGAATTCTGGATCTTTTCCCGGGCAAATACGAGCATCGCTACAAGAGGGAGATCGCCGTGGCCCTCTGCTGTCTGCTGTGCTTCATCATCGACCTCTCCATGGTGACGCAG GGAGGAATGTACGTCTTCCAGCTGTTCGACTACTACTCGGCGAGCGGCATGACGCTGCTGTGGCAGGCCTTCTGGGAGTGCATGGTGGTGTCCTGGGTGTACG GTGCTGACCGCTTCATGGATGACATCGCCCGTATGATTGGTTACAGACCTTTTCCTTGGATGAAGTGGTGCTGGTCCTTCATCACGCCCTGCGTCTGCATG ggTATCTTCTTGTTCCACCTGTTCAACTACAAGGCTCTGACCTACAACACCACCTACGTGTACCCGTGGTGGGGGGAGGTGGTGGGCTGGTGTCTGGCGCTGTCGTCCATGTTGTGTATCCCCGTCAGCCTCGTCTACAAGCTCTTCTTCGCCAAGGGCTCCTTCGCACAG cgcTGGGCCCACCTGACCACCCCGGTGTGGGGGAGTCACCACCTGGAGTACATGGCGCCCGACGTCAAGTCGCCCAACTCGCCCGCCAACGACGACAACAAAGTCATCATCTTCGAGAGCGTCATGTGA